In the Pontibacillus yanchengensis genome, one interval contains:
- a CDS encoding M20 family metallo-hydrolase: MNDLTNWLENHLLQLNLVNEMDYENGFSRLSYTPEEEQAHEAFRTIAKNLGLHIYADGAGNQWATWKVDEHAPTVAVGSHLDTVHGGGGYDGVAGVLTGLGAIKLLQDLQVEPKKNIAVICFASEESARYGVSTIGSKAISGILDKHDLEHVTDADGVTIRESIEAFGLSWETIDQAEKSPDDLESFLELHIEQGTQIEDNDAEIGIVRGVACPIRLQVNVKGMANHTGTTPMNKRSDAFVAIAPLIPFVEEQANSMNKKQELPIVATVSTVHLQPNAMNVIPGEVQLGIDIRSVNDLSKRELTNRIEAYCQQIERERNVTISIETLVDNDSVFLDQTIQSKLSHVTNDLQLNSIIMDSGAGHDVMNMAQRWRSGLLFIPCREGISHHPKEYASIEDLHKGTHVIAEYLRIETGDDHENEDWRNRA, translated from the coding sequence ATGAACGACTTGACAAATTGGTTAGAAAACCACCTTTTACAATTGAATCTCGTCAATGAAATGGACTACGAAAATGGCTTTTCCCGCTTAAGTTACACCCCAGAGGAGGAGCAAGCACACGAAGCATTTCGTACAATAGCCAAGAATCTCGGATTGCATATTTATGCAGATGGAGCAGGGAATCAATGGGCAACTTGGAAAGTGGATGAACACGCCCCAACCGTTGCTGTTGGCTCTCATTTAGACACGGTTCATGGTGGGGGTGGCTATGACGGTGTGGCTGGTGTTCTAACTGGCTTAGGTGCCATCAAGCTCCTTCAAGATTTACAGGTGGAACCTAAGAAAAACATCGCTGTTATTTGTTTTGCATCCGAAGAATCAGCTCGTTATGGTGTTTCAACGATTGGAAGTAAAGCGATTTCAGGTATCTTAGACAAACACGACCTTGAACATGTTACGGATGCGGATGGCGTGACGATTCGTGAGTCTATCGAAGCGTTTGGCCTCTCTTGGGAAACAATCGATCAAGCAGAGAAATCGCCCGATGACCTTGAGAGCTTTTTAGAGCTTCATATCGAGCAGGGAACGCAAATTGAGGATAATGATGCTGAAATCGGTATTGTACGAGGAGTTGCCTGCCCTATTCGCTTACAAGTGAATGTAAAAGGGATGGCAAACCACACAGGGACGACACCGATGAACAAACGCTCAGATGCATTTGTAGCCATTGCTCCATTGATTCCCTTCGTTGAGGAGCAGGCCAATTCGATGAATAAGAAACAAGAGCTTCCAATCGTAGCAACTGTAAGTACGGTTCACTTACAACCCAATGCCATGAATGTCATCCCAGGTGAAGTCCAATTAGGTATTGATATTCGTAGTGTGAATGACCTGTCTAAGCGTGAACTCACCAATCGAATTGAAGCATACTGCCAGCAAATTGAACGGGAGCGAAACGTTACCATTTCTATTGAAACACTTGTCGATAACGATTCTGTTTTCCTTGATCAAACCATTCAATCGAAACTTTCACATGTCACAAATGACCTCCAGTTAAACAGTATCATTATGGATAGTGGCGCAGGTCATGACGTGATGAATATGGCACAGCGATGGCGGTCTGGTCTTCTTTTCATCCCTTGCCGGGAAGGAATTAGCCATCACCCTAAAGAATATGCCTCTATAGAGGATTTGCACAAAGGCACCCATGTTATAGCAGAATATTTACGAATAGAGACAGGTGATGACCATGAAAACGAAGATTGGCGTAATCGGGCCTAA
- a CDS encoding AbgT family transporter → MATEEHSQEKQSKGMSRFLNFIERAGNKLPDPFMLFVYLALFIILLSWLVSSFGVTVKQPGSGEIVPIKSLVSGEGLKYILTSMLTNFTGFKPLGLVLAMMLGIGLADKVGLLETAIKSTILKAPTALTTYAVIFVGILGNLASDAAFVIVPPLAAMVFYTIGRHPLAGLAAGFAGVGSGFTANIIIAGTDALLSGISTEVMQSLDSSVVVTPVDNYYFMVVSVVLLSVTGALVTEKIIEPRLGKYEGDMNSEMQASTPLEKKGLRNATFAGLGYIALLVLAIAWPGSPLRNEDGGLVPSPFLDGIIPIILFFFIVLGVTYGKTVGKLESGKDVSKFMGEAMKDMSGFIVLIFAAAQFIAYFDWTNIGTWIAVSGANALQAMNMTGIPVIIGFVFLTALMNLLVFSGSAQWALEAPIFIKMFYLLDYHPAFIQAAYRIADSSTNIITPMNPYIIIVLAFMREYDKKAGLGTLISLMLPYSLCFLGVWIVLLLAFALLGIPFGPGVHMYLQ, encoded by the coding sequence ATGGCTACAGAAGAGCACTCTCAAGAAAAACAAAGCAAAGGAATGTCGAGGTTTTTAAACTTTATTGAACGAGCAGGTAACAAGCTTCCTGACCCGTTCATGCTGTTCGTGTATCTTGCATTATTTATCATACTTCTATCATGGCTTGTATCAAGCTTTGGCGTAACGGTTAAACAACCTGGCTCAGGTGAGATTGTTCCAATTAAAAGTTTAGTGTCAGGTGAAGGGCTAAAATATATACTAACGTCCATGCTCACGAACTTTACTGGATTTAAGCCACTTGGACTCGTATTAGCGATGATGCTAGGCATTGGACTAGCTGATAAAGTTGGATTGTTAGAAACAGCGATTAAAAGTACTATTTTGAAAGCTCCTACAGCTTTAACAACATACGCTGTCATCTTTGTAGGTATTTTAGGTAACTTAGCTTCAGACGCTGCATTCGTTATCGTTCCACCACTTGCAGCGATGGTCTTCTACACGATTGGCCGTCATCCATTAGCAGGTCTTGCAGCTGGTTTCGCCGGGGTTGGATCTGGTTTTACAGCAAACATTATTATTGCAGGAACAGACGCGTTACTATCAGGTATTTCAACAGAAGTGATGCAAAGTCTTGATTCAAGTGTTGTCGTAACACCAGTGGATAACTACTACTTCATGGTCGTATCCGTTGTCTTACTTTCTGTTACAGGTGCACTTGTAACAGAAAAAATCATTGAACCTCGTTTGGGTAAATACGAAGGTGACATGAATTCCGAAATGCAGGCTTCAACGCCTCTTGAGAAAAAAGGCCTTCGTAACGCAACTTTTGCTGGATTAGGCTATATTGCTCTTCTTGTCCTTGCCATTGCGTGGCCAGGTTCTCCATTACGTAATGAAGATGGCGGTTTGGTTCCATCCCCTTTCTTAGACGGAATCATCCCAATCATCTTGTTCTTCTTCATCGTACTTGGTGTTACGTATGGTAAAACAGTTGGCAAGCTTGAAAGTGGTAAAGACGTGTCCAAATTCATGGGAGAGGCCATGAAAGATATGTCCGGCTTTATCGTACTAATCTTCGCAGCCGCTCAGTTTATCGCATACTTTGATTGGACAAACATCGGTACTTGGATTGCCGTAAGTGGTGCTAACGCGCTACAAGCTATGAATATGACAGGTATTCCGGTCATCATTGGCTTCGTCTTCCTAACTGCCCTAATGAACCTACTTGTCTTTAGTGGTTCCGCACAATGGGCACTAGAAGCACCAATATTTATTAAAATGTTCTATCTATTAGACTATCACCCAGCCTTCATCCAGGCTGCATACCGTATCGCAGACTCATCTACAAACATCATTACACCAATGAACCCATATATCATTATCGTCCTCGCCTTCATGCGAGAATACGATAAAAAGGCTGGACTCGGTACACTGATCTCGCTCATGTTGCCGTACAGTTTATGCTTCTTAGGTGTATGGATCGTGCTTCTATTAGCATTCGCATTGCTTGGTATTCCATTTGGACCAGGCGTTCATATGTACCTTCAGTAA
- a CDS encoding Na+/H+ antiporter NhaC family protein, which yields MTREKGAYIMEHFGILSLLPSIVALTLAILSKRVVPSLLAGILIGSLMIDIRTNGVLHAIMYSITNLFGAIAGHPANSDAGIQGMGIIKEAGRAELIIVVFLLGAFIGVLNKSGGAYAFGEWLATKVRGKKGAQVSTAVMGTSLFTSAYFSSLATGTVFKPIFDRMKISREKLAFLLDSTSSPINVLIPISGWVAFMGALMVDNIPSVDDPIAGLAQTVPFNFYNIVMILMVFLFASGKIKDFGPMKKAEERAQHFNYGGVNPEVSATTEEPDTSEATKNAKPSDMVLPLGVTVGMLVFLGLYNYTLPYFFSIEKLPLDGNKMLIISFSLGIIVAFIKYLASNLMGPKEFSNELFEGSKSVIFGAVIITLAVTLGDIMRAPAPEGTGAAAYIEQIAKGVIPSAIIPFALFALSGFVAFSMGTSFGTWAIMMPIGVSLMLATGGDPIIAAAAVLSGGAFGDHTSPISDTSIMSSVGAECNHMQHINTQLPYALTSAGIASVLFLIAGFI from the coding sequence ATAACTAGAGAGAAAGGAGCGTACATCATGGAGCATTTTGGCATACTATCATTACTTCCTTCCATTGTGGCTTTGACTTTGGCCATCTTATCTAAACGAGTGGTTCCGTCTTTACTTGCAGGAATCTTAATCGGAAGCTTAATGATCGATATACGTACGAACGGTGTTCTTCATGCAATTATGTATTCTATAACAAATTTATTCGGTGCCATCGCTGGTCATCCAGCAAATTCAGATGCTGGTATTCAAGGGATGGGTATCATCAAAGAAGCCGGACGTGCTGAATTAATCATCGTCGTCTTTCTTCTTGGCGCCTTTATCGGTGTTTTAAATAAATCTGGTGGGGCTTATGCCTTTGGAGAATGGCTAGCTACAAAAGTACGTGGGAAAAAAGGAGCGCAAGTATCAACAGCAGTGATGGGAACCTCCCTTTTTACCAGCGCTTACTTTAGTTCATTGGCTACAGGAACGGTTTTCAAGCCGATTTTCGATCGAATGAAGATATCTCGAGAGAAGCTGGCTTTTCTATTAGACTCTACTTCTTCACCAATTAACGTATTAATTCCTATCTCAGGCTGGGTTGCCTTTATGGGCGCACTAATGGTGGACAACATCCCTAGTGTGGACGACCCTATTGCTGGGTTAGCTCAAACCGTGCCGTTCAACTTTTATAACATCGTGATGATCTTGATGGTGTTCTTATTTGCATCAGGAAAAATTAAAGATTTCGGACCGATGAAAAAAGCAGAAGAACGAGCTCAACACTTCAACTATGGTGGTGTGAATCCAGAAGTTTCAGCTACTACAGAAGAGCCCGATACATCTGAAGCTACGAAAAATGCTAAACCTTCCGATATGGTGCTTCCATTGGGCGTAACGGTTGGCATGCTCGTTTTCTTAGGTTTATACAATTACACGCTACCTTACTTCTTCTCTATCGAAAAGCTACCTTTAGATGGCAATAAAATGCTTATTATTAGCTTTTCCCTAGGTATCATTGTTGCGTTTATTAAGTATTTGGCTTCCAACTTAATGGGACCAAAGGAATTTTCGAATGAGCTCTTCGAAGGTAGTAAGTCGGTCATTTTTGGTGCTGTGATCATTACGCTTGCCGTTACACTTGGCGATATCATGCGTGCACCTGCTCCTGAAGGCACCGGCGCTGCTGCATATATTGAACAAATCGCTAAAGGGGTCATCCCTAGTGCCATTATACCGTTTGCCTTGTTTGCTCTCTCCGGTTTCGTTGCTTTCTCCATGGGAACTTCGTTTGGAACATGGGCCATCATGATGCCTATCGGCGTATCGTTAATGCTAGCAACAGGAGGAGACCCTATTATTGCAGCAGCTGCTGTTCTTTCTGGAGGCGCATTCGGCGACCACACATCCCCTATTTCGGATACAAGCATTATGTCTTCCGTAGGGGCTGAATGCAACCACATGCAGCACATTAACACCCAACTACCATACGCCCTGACATCAGCAGGCATAGCATCTGTATTATTCCTTATAGCAGGATTTATTTAA
- a CDS encoding acyltransferase — MSKQRIGSIHFLRFFAMFMVVLVHVTGTYINTLPMDSGAFQKYHFLNRIIRIEAGIFIMITGLVFFYNYFSKSITLSFLKEYVRKRAVFILLPYVIWAIFYEWYAYHIGFREVNLTDSVLRIIQGESYYQLHFIFIIVQLYLVLPIFIYAAQHLQWFKRYMWAFGIAIELIYFMIDSRFDIIPFSFFMNSLGTFLLGGWLGIYFLEQKEKVRNRTNYLLGLLAGSSGVVTVYVHYHLYILNTMELPGIYYKVLNLIFIMSASYLCFRLAEIFSESWYEGIQKVVRNVAAYSFGFYLIHPFVLKEVARFIPTHSNYLFHVELLMRYVVTCALCFMIIWLFHRFTPFASWMFGKLPKQAPSLKPVYRHEANHYSS; from the coding sequence ATGAGTAAGCAAAGGATCGGGTCGATTCATTTCTTGAGGTTTTTTGCTATGTTTATGGTTGTATTGGTCCATGTGACAGGGACGTACATCAATACATTGCCAATGGATAGTGGAGCCTTTCAGAAATACCATTTTTTAAATAGAATTATTCGCATAGAGGCTGGCATCTTTATTATGATTACAGGTCTCGTGTTTTTCTATAATTATTTTAGTAAATCTATTACCCTTTCGTTTTTGAAGGAATATGTGCGAAAGCGGGCTGTGTTTATTTTACTACCATATGTAATATGGGCGATATTTTACGAGTGGTATGCTTATCACATTGGCTTTAGGGAAGTAAATTTGACTGATTCTGTCTTAAGGATCATACAAGGTGAATCCTATTATCAGTTACATTTTATATTTATTATCGTGCAATTATATTTAGTATTACCGATATTCATTTACGCAGCCCAGCATCTACAGTGGTTTAAAAGGTATATGTGGGCATTTGGTATCGCCATTGAACTCATCTATTTTATGATTGATTCTAGATTTGACATCATTCCTTTCAGCTTCTTTATGAATAGTTTAGGAACCTTCTTGTTAGGTGGTTGGCTCGGTATCTATTTCTTAGAGCAAAAGGAGAAAGTACGAAATCGAACAAACTATCTATTAGGTCTGTTAGCTGGAAGTTCTGGTGTTGTAACGGTTTATGTGCACTATCATCTATATATCCTCAACACGATGGAATTGCCAGGAATCTATTATAAAGTATTAAATTTGATTTTCATCATGAGCGCAAGTTACTTGTGTTTCCGTTTGGCAGAAATCTTTAGTGAAAGCTGGTATGAAGGTATTCAAAAGGTAGTGAGAAACGTCGCTGCCTATTCCTTTGGTTTTTACCTCATTCATCCTTTTGTGCTGAAGGAAGTCGCACGTTTTATTCCCACACACTCGAATTATTTGTTCCACGTGGAGCTCTTGATGAGATATGTGGTCACGTGTGCGCTATGTTTTATGATTATTTGGCTATTTCACCGGTTCACACCATTTGCGAGTTGGATGTTTGGAAAGCTACCGAAGCAGGCTCCATCGTTAAAGCCTGTGTATCGTCATGAAGCAAATCATTACTCCTCATAA
- a CDS encoding LysM peptidoglycan-binding domain-containing protein, with translation MQIHVVQTGESLWSIAQRYQTTMQEIADANELSDPSRLVVGLALIIPSYYRSHTVQAGETLWSIAQQYNISLPSLIQANQLQDVNVIYPGTTLSIPPQTYLVQPSDTLWSISNAFGISVQTLVEANQIDDPNLLYPGTRLIIPSQTKSTIEVNGYTIDAGEDARNIMEDVGESLTYIMPFAYKIQEDGSLTPFSDDVVLEMAPLFSVVPILSITNFTYQDLGSDLANTILNDASLQNTLLDNILAILNTKGYQGLNVDFENVLPEDREAYNAFLQRTVDRLHPEGYSVSTAVAPKYSADQQGLLYEAHDYEAHGRIVDFVVLMTYEWGYRFGPPRAISPLDEIRNVLDYAVNVIPRDKLFMGFQLYARDWTLPFEEGQEAETFSPQEAVNRALQYGATIQYNESAQSPFYRYVDAQGQTHEVWFEDARSAQAKFNTVIQYDLKGISYWVLGYDFPQNWLLLNDTFKIVKNPS, from the coding sequence ATGCAAATACATGTTGTGCAAACCGGTGAGAGCTTATGGAGTATCGCTCAACGCTACCAAACTACTATGCAGGAAATCGCGGATGCGAACGAGCTGTCTGATCCATCCAGACTTGTTGTTGGATTAGCTCTCATTATCCCTTCATATTATCGCAGCCATACGGTGCAAGCCGGTGAAACGCTGTGGTCGATTGCACAACAATACAACATCTCTCTCCCATCACTCATTCAAGCAAACCAACTACAAGACGTGAACGTCATATATCCTGGTACCACTCTTAGCATCCCACCACAAACCTACTTGGTACAGCCTAGTGACACGCTCTGGAGCATTAGCAACGCCTTCGGTATCTCCGTACAAACGTTAGTGGAGGCCAATCAAATTGATGATCCTAACCTTCTATACCCTGGCACGCGGTTAATCATACCCTCTCAAACAAAATCTACCATTGAAGTGAATGGCTACACCATTGATGCCGGGGAAGATGCACGAAATATCATGGAAGATGTTGGCGAATCCCTCACATATATTATGCCCTTTGCTTACAAAATTCAAGAAGATGGAAGTCTTACTCCATTTTCAGATGATGTAGTGTTAGAAATGGCTCCTTTGTTTTCGGTTGTTCCTATTCTATCTATTACCAATTTCACATACCAAGACTTAGGTTCAGACTTAGCAAACACTATCCTAAACGATGCTTCACTGCAAAACACCTTATTAGATAACATCCTCGCAATTTTAAATACAAAAGGTTACCAAGGCCTGAATGTAGATTTTGAGAACGTCTTACCTGAGGATCGCGAAGCTTACAATGCATTTTTACAACGCACTGTTGATCGATTACACCCAGAGGGATATTCTGTATCGACAGCTGTAGCACCTAAGTATAGCGCGGATCAACAAGGTTTATTGTATGAGGCACATGATTATGAAGCTCATGGCCGGATTGTCGATTTTGTCGTGTTAATGACGTATGAATGGGGCTATCGCTTTGGACCACCAAGAGCCATTTCCCCTCTCGATGAAATTAGGAATGTACTAGATTACGCTGTTAATGTGATACCGAGGGACAAATTGTTCATGGGATTTCAACTATATGCCCGTGACTGGACGTTACCGTTTGAAGAAGGGCAAGAAGCAGAAACATTCAGCCCCCAAGAAGCTGTGAACCGGGCGTTACAGTATGGGGCAACGATACAATACAATGAATCTGCACAATCCCCTTTTTATCGATATGTAGATGCTCAAGGTCAGACACATGAAGTGTGGTTTGAGGATGCGCGCAGTGCTCAGGCGAAGTTTAATACAGTTATTCAGTATGATCTAAAAGGAATCAGTTACTGGGTGCTAGGCTATGACTTCCCTCAAAATTGGCTGTTACTTAACGATACATTCAAGATTGTAAAGAACCCTTCTTAA
- a CDS encoding ParM/StbA family protein: MSQSRIAAVDVGNDALKGLYGNLDSELYIPNVIARDIEDRPIIGIEDLDQKDPMDGIHIRVHSPALQENNVVYRVGNLATKSDNASELDPGSSKSEEDQTLIMLFASLALDAVQDKNEKTFSRNNGTVEANYTLGTGLPLREVKEGKDVGYRSQLLGSVHQVEFLVTPKYQGIKVNLKFDEVKVYPEGFASFINLVMDNDLNITNKDLIDKRILIQDIGGLSTDIAVIKDRNVDDDKAQGFNLGVSESLEKIREEIRSKHGVELDSRRDVVDIITKKNDRNHIMVKGSRTSVHDITDRILLELAKKQYRHLRNVWQKNSQTEICYFVGGGSVVLKEYIKSLNNNLDGYNIDFFEDEKESIWMMANAYYKLVKDFQRKNKKEENKKVEQKQHANTSK; this comes from the coding sequence ATGAGTCAATCAAGAATAGCTGCAGTAGATGTTGGTAATGATGCACTCAAAGGTTTATATGGAAATCTAGACTCTGAGCTGTACATACCGAATGTGATCGCCAGAGATATAGAAGACCGCCCGATTATCGGAATTGAAGATTTAGATCAGAAGGATCCAATGGATGGAATTCATATCCGAGTTCACTCCCCTGCCCTACAAGAGAACAATGTTGTCTATCGTGTTGGTAATCTAGCAACGAAAAGTGACAATGCTTCTGAATTAGACCCAGGTAGTAGTAAATCGGAAGAAGACCAAACCCTTATTATGCTGTTTGCTTCATTAGCACTAGACGCAGTTCAAGATAAAAACGAAAAGACATTCAGTCGAAATAATGGCACCGTGGAAGCGAATTATACGCTAGGTACTGGTTTACCATTAAGAGAAGTGAAAGAAGGTAAGGATGTCGGCTACCGTTCTCAGCTCCTTGGCTCTGTTCACCAGGTTGAGTTTTTAGTAACTCCTAAATATCAAGGTATTAAGGTTAATTTGAAGTTTGATGAAGTGAAAGTGTATCCAGAAGGCTTCGCTTCCTTTATTAACCTAGTAATGGATAATGACTTAAACATTACGAACAAAGATTTAATTGATAAGCGTATTCTAATCCAAGACATTGGTGGTCTTTCTACTGATATTGCAGTAATCAAAGACCGTAATGTAGATGATGATAAAGCACAAGGGTTTAATCTCGGTGTATCTGAATCACTAGAGAAAATTCGTGAAGAAATTCGTTCCAAGCACGGTGTTGAGTTAGATAGTCGTCGTGACGTAGTAGATATTATTACGAAGAAAAACGATCGGAACCACATCATGGTAAAAGGTAGTCGGACAAGTGTGCACGACATTACCGACCGCATTTTACTAGAGCTTGCCAAAAAACAATACCGCCATCTGCGTAACGTATGGCAAAAGAACTCTCAAACAGAAATCTGTTACTTTGTAGGCGGAGGTTCTGTTGTATTAAAAGAATACATCAAGTCCTTGAACAATAACTTAGATGGCTACAACATTGATTTCTTCGAAGACGAGAAAGAAAGCATCTGGATGATGGCCAATGCGTACTACAAGCTCGTTAAAGACTTCCAACGCAAAAATAAGAAGGAAGAAAATAAAAAAGTAGAGCAGAAGCAGCACGCAAATACCTCTAAGTAG
- a CDS encoding M20 metallopeptidase family protein: MIQDYISTIESDIIRIRRSLHKNPELSNEEFATSALVQETLAEYGIDYRTGFANTGVLGIIKGNQPGKTVALRADMDALPIQEANTHDFISETPGTMHACGHDAHTAMLLATGYTLQNMRDYIEGTVLLVFQPAEENSPTGGSQQMMDDGVFDEFTPDVIFGQHVWPSLPVGEIGVRDGAMMGASDRFTVTIKGRGGHASMPQDGNDAIIISNQVISSLQTIVSRNVNPIDSAVVTIGSINGGYRYNVIPNKVTLEGTVRTYKPEVKEKVRQRFHTIVQQTVEAFEGEVEIEYLDGYPATINTPEWAQQARQSAQKLLGEQATPSLDPVMAGEDFARFLEHYPGAFIWLGTQIEDKHEQKPLHDPAFKLNEKALPIGSSYMVNLAIDTLKTLSDQENGEIIG, translated from the coding sequence ATGATTCAAGATTATATATCCACTATAGAAAGCGATATCATACGTATTCGACGCTCCTTGCACAAGAATCCAGAGCTAAGTAATGAAGAATTCGCTACTTCTGCTCTCGTTCAGGAGACCTTAGCGGAATACGGAATTGATTATCGGACAGGTTTCGCTAACACTGGTGTTCTTGGAATCATTAAAGGAAATCAACCAGGTAAAACAGTTGCTCTACGCGCTGATATGGATGCACTACCAATCCAAGAAGCCAACACACATGACTTCATTTCCGAAACTCCAGGTACGATGCACGCATGCGGCCATGATGCACACACAGCGATGCTATTAGCTACAGGATATACACTCCAAAACATGCGTGATTATATAGAAGGAACGGTTCTACTCGTTTTTCAACCTGCTGAAGAGAACTCCCCTACTGGAGGGTCTCAGCAAATGATGGACGACGGGGTGTTTGATGAATTCACACCTGATGTGATATTCGGACAACATGTCTGGCCTTCTCTTCCTGTAGGCGAAATTGGTGTGCGAGATGGAGCTATGATGGGTGCATCAGATCGTTTTACTGTAACCATTAAAGGTCGCGGTGGTCATGCCAGCATGCCACAAGATGGTAATGACGCGATTATCATTAGCAATCAGGTAATCTCTAGCTTACAAACGATCGTAAGCCGTAATGTGAATCCAATAGATTCGGCTGTAGTTACGATTGGAAGTATAAATGGAGGTTATCGCTACAATGTCATTCCAAATAAGGTAACGCTTGAAGGAACAGTAAGGACGTATAAACCAGAAGTGAAGGAAAAAGTGAGGCAACGTTTCCACACCATTGTCCAACAAACTGTTGAAGCGTTTGAAGGAGAAGTGGAGATTGAATACCTTGATGGTTACCCGGCTACAATCAATACGCCAGAATGGGCTCAACAAGCTAGACAATCTGCACAAAAACTTCTTGGTGAACAGGCTACACCTAGTTTAGATCCAGTTATGGCTGGTGAAGATTTTGCTAGATTTCTTGAACATTACCCTGGTGCCTTTATTTGGCTTGGCACTCAAATCGAAGACAAACATGAGCAAAAACCTCTTCACGATCCAGCTTTCAAGCTAAATGAAAAAGCATTGCCAATTGGCAGCTCTTATATGGTGAATCTTGCTATTGATACACTCAAGACGCTATCAGACCAGGAAAATGGTGAGATAATTGGGTAA
- a CDS encoding amidohydrolase, whose translation MGKEKQFVHSIQDQLIQWRRWFHQHPELGFMEYYTTYTIGKELEALGFTVHIGREALASSARYGVPAPPLLHQQEKKASSLGVDADWMDKMRGGHTGLVATWDTGKEGEHKGFRFDIDALPIHETELEAHLPYSEGFVSSNPGVMHACGHDGHITIGLGLAHYIAAQPSELTGTFTLLFQPAEEGGRGAKAMVDKGWLTDVDSFYTSHLGITPMKVGTVAASVEGFLASTKLNVHFRGESSHAGMKPEDGRNALLAAATASTQLYTIPRHSEGPSRVNVGKLEAGNGRNIISDTGYLELETRGETGNINNFMLQEAKRIIHASAAMYNVEATIEFVGESQGIVCDEDMLSSIPLEEDSYMNQILTSAKVSGSEDASFMINEVQAHGGKATYMLFGTALPFNHHHPSFDFEEDALAVALETYIHILQGGTTT comes from the coding sequence TTGGGTAAAGAAAAGCAATTTGTTCATTCCATTCAAGATCAACTAATTCAATGGAGACGATGGTTCCATCAACATCCTGAACTTGGATTTATGGAATACTATACTACCTACACAATTGGCAAAGAGCTTGAGGCACTAGGTTTTACAGTGCATATCGGAAGAGAGGCTTTAGCAAGCTCAGCTCGTTATGGCGTTCCTGCTCCTCCCCTACTACATCAACAAGAGAAGAAAGCTTCCTCATTAGGTGTCGATGCAGACTGGATGGACAAGATGAGAGGTGGACACACTGGTCTTGTTGCAACATGGGATACCGGTAAAGAAGGCGAGCACAAAGGATTTCGTTTTGATATCGATGCATTGCCGATTCATGAGACGGAATTAGAAGCTCACCTCCCCTACTCGGAAGGTTTTGTATCCTCTAACCCTGGTGTGATGCACGCTTGTGGGCATGATGGTCATATTACCATTGGCCTTGGGCTTGCTCATTATATAGCGGCTCAGCCTAGTGAGCTAACGGGTACTTTCACCTTACTTTTTCAGCCTGCAGAAGAAGGCGGACGCGGGGCTAAAGCGATGGTCGATAAAGGATGGCTCACAGACGTGGACTCCTTTTATACCAGCCATCTAGGTATTACACCTATGAAAGTTGGTACGGTTGCAGCTAGTGTGGAAGGTTTTCTAGCTTCCACAAAACTAAATGTTCACTTTAGAGGGGAATCATCCCATGCAGGAATGAAACCAGAGGATGGACGTAATGCACTACTAGCGGCAGCTACTGCTTCTACGCAACTGTACACCATACCACGTCATAGTGAAGGACCTTCTAGGGTTAATGTAGGCAAATTAGAAGCCGGAAATGGACGTAACATCATTTCTGATACCGGCTACCTTGAGCTTGAAACTAGAGGGGAAACTGGGAACATTAATAACTTTATGCTTCAAGAAGCAAAGCGAATCATCCATGCTTCTGCCGCTATGTATAACGTAGAAGCAACGATCGAATTTGTAGGAGAATCACAAGGAATTGTATGTGATGAAGACATGCTATCATCCATCCCCTTAGAGGAAGATAGCTATATGAATCAAATCCTTACTTCTGCAAAGGTATCAGGTTCTGAAGATGCTAGCTTTATGATCAATGAAGTCCAAGCTCACGGTGGAAAAGCAACCTATATGCTTTTCGGGACAGCCTTACCGTTTAATCATCATCACCCCTCCTTTGATTTTGAAGAAGACGCACTTGCCGTTGCATTAGAAACGTACATTCATATTTTACAGGGAGGGACTACAACATGA